A genomic window from Aquitalea aquatilis includes:
- the pheA gene encoding prephenate dehydratase, producing the protein MSEELLKQHRDAIDAIDVEILNLLNSRANHAREIGEIKGGGIIYRPEREAQVLRRIQQLNPGPLPNESVARLFREVMSECLALEKPLSIAYLGPEGTFTQLAATKHFGHAAHTVACASVDEAFRLVESRALDYVVAPVENSTEGAVGRTLDLMVSSPLRICGEVVLRIHHHLLRKQEGVAGITRVYAHAQALAQCHEWLNKNLPDSVERVSVASNAEAARLASEDGQAAAIAGQAAAERYGLIKLAENIEDEPNNTTRFLVLGHQQVGATGQDKTSIVVAAPNRPGAVHQLLAPVADNGVSMTKFESRPSRAGLWDYVFFIDMEGHHDDANVATALAGLAERTSFVKVLGSYPQAVL; encoded by the coding sequence GTGTCAGAAGAACTGCTGAAGCAACACCGCGACGCCATCGATGCCATCGATGTGGAAATTCTCAATCTGCTGAATAGCCGCGCCAATCACGCCCGCGAAATCGGCGAGATCAAGGGTGGCGGCATCATCTACCGCCCGGAACGCGAAGCGCAGGTCTTGCGCCGCATCCAGCAGCTCAACCCAGGCCCGCTGCCAAACGAAAGCGTGGCCCGGCTGTTCCGCGAGGTAATGTCGGAATGCCTGGCGCTGGAAAAGCCGCTGTCCATCGCCTATCTCGGCCCGGAAGGTACGTTTACCCAGCTGGCAGCCACCAAACATTTCGGCCATGCTGCGCATACCGTGGCTTGCGCCTCGGTGGACGAGGCCTTCCGCCTGGTGGAATCGCGCGCGCTGGATTATGTGGTTGCCCCGGTGGAAAACAGCACCGAAGGCGCGGTAGGGCGCACGCTGGACTTGATGGTCAGCAGCCCCTTGCGCATCTGTGGTGAAGTGGTGCTGCGCATACATCATCATCTGCTGCGCAAGCAGGAAGGTGTAGCCGGCATTACCCGTGTTTATGCCCATGCCCAGGCTTTGGCGCAGTGCCACGAATGGCTGAACAAGAACCTGCCGGACAGCGTGGAGCGCGTGTCGGTGGCGAGCAATGCCGAAGCGGCTCGGCTGGCCAGCGAAGATGGTCAGGCGGCGGCCATTGCCGGTCAGGCAGCTGCCGAGCGCTATGGCCTGATCAAGCTGGCAGAAAACATCGAAGACGAACCCAACAACACCACCCGTTTCCTGGTGCTGGGCCATCAGCAGGTAGGCGCTACCGGCCAGGACAAGACATCAATCGTGGTGGCTGCGCCCAATCGTCCGGGTGCCGTGCATCAGTTGCTGGCACCGGTTGCGGATAATGGCGTTTCCATGACCAAGTTCGAATCACGGCCGTCGCGGGCGGGCTTGTGGGACTATGTGTTCTTTATCGACATGGAAGGTCATCACGATGACGCCAATGTCGCCACCGCACTGGCCGGGCTGGCGGAGCGCACGTCCTTTGTCAAGGTGTTGGGTTCCTACCCGCAAGCCGTTTTGTAA
- a CDS encoding DUF484 family protein translates to MHSDEVLAYLENHPDFLQHHAERFGLRAAATQQDRVVVSLADRQMLELKDRNRQLEARLHQLIRHGEANDQIIHSAHRLSLTLQRCLTLQQVADGLASCFQQDFALERMALRLWHPAAEASPLFNARHEVQALARNLSAPYCGPYVNDEVLGWFPATPVLQSFSQIPLTDASGAVFGLLVLASDDAQRFTFDMHTHYLAQMGEIISAALLRVLGQA, encoded by the coding sequence ATGCATAGCGATGAGGTATTGGCTTATCTGGAGAATCATCCGGACTTCCTGCAGCACCATGCCGAGCGTTTCGGCCTGCGTGCTGCAGCCACCCAGCAGGATCGGGTGGTGGTGTCGCTGGCCGACCGCCAGATGCTGGAGCTGAAAGACCGTAACCGCCAGCTGGAAGCGCGCCTGCATCAACTCATCCGCCATGGCGAGGCCAATGACCAGATCATTCACAGCGCACACCGCCTGTCCTTGACGCTGCAGCGCTGCCTCACCCTGCAGCAGGTGGCCGACGGACTGGCCAGCTGCTTCCAGCAGGACTTTGCCCTTGAGCGCATGGCCTTGCGCCTGTGGCACCCTGCCGCCGAAGCCTCGCCGCTGTTCAATGCCCGCCACGAAGTGCAGGCCTTGGCACGCAATTTGTCGGCCCCCTACTGTGGGCCTTATGTCAACGACGAGGTACTGGGCTGGTTCCCCGCCACGCCGGTGCTGCAGTCTTTCAGCCAGATCCCGCTGACGGATGCCAGCGGCGCGGTCTTTGGCCTGCTGGTGCTGGCCAGTGATGATGCCCAGCGCTTTACCTTCGACATGCACACCCATTACCTGGCGCAAATGGGCGAGATCATTTCTGCAGCACTGCTGCGCGTACTGGGCCAGGCATGA
- a CDS encoding DUF4442 domain-containing protein, translated as MSRIADKVGKLPVGLRSRALSLLFGRLVPFLATSGLRFEQVGHTRLTVSIRNRRKVQNHIKGVHAAAMALLAETASGFVVGMNVPDDKLMLLKSMKVNYTKRSQGDMRAVATLSEAQIRDLYHIDKGETLVEVTVTDESGESPIQCEMVWAWIPKKRPQ; from the coding sequence ATGAGCCGCATCGCTGACAAGGTGGGAAAACTGCCTGTTGGTCTGCGCAGCAGGGCATTGTCACTGCTGTTTGGCCGCCTGGTGCCATTTCTTGCCACTTCCGGCCTGCGCTTTGAACAAGTTGGGCACACCCGGCTGACGGTCTCCATTCGCAACCGGCGCAAGGTGCAGAACCATATCAAGGGTGTGCATGCGGCAGCCATGGCCTTGCTGGCTGAAACGGCCAGCGGCTTCGTGGTGGGCATGAATGTGCCGGATGACAAGCTGATGCTGCTCAAGTCGATGAAGGTGAATTACACCAAGCGCTCTCAAGGAGACATGCGGGCGGTAGCCACGCTGAGCGAGGCGCAGATTCGCGATCTGTACCATATTGATAAGGGTGAAACCCTGGTTGAAGTCACGGTAACCGACGAGTCTGGTGAATCGCCCATCCAGTGTGAGATGGTCTGGGCGTGGATTCCCAAGAAGCGGCCGCAATAA
- a CDS encoding branched-chain amino acid ABC transporter substrate-binding protein, whose amino-acid sequence MNKYARLSLIAAAAMTLAACGKQEQPAATDASAPAAAASTGGDVTVKIGQVSPMSGPISHLGKDNEFGAKLAIEDLNAEGVEIGGKKVKFELVSEDDQGDPKIGTQVAQRLVDAGVVGVVGHLNSGTTIPASKIYSDAGLPQISPSATNPDYTKQGFKTTFRVIANDVQQGTALGQFAADGLKAKKVAIIDDRTAYGQGLADEFEKAVKAKGVDVVKREFTTNTATDFNAILTSIKATKPDVIFYGGMDAQAGPLAKQMSRLGIKAKLMGGDGWQTPEFIKLAGDASEGQFSSSCGVPRDKMPGFAAFNDKFKAKFNTEVQIYAPYEYDAVRVLVDSMKRAKSTDPKVYLPEVGKTDYTGVTGKITFDDKGDIKNGAVTVYQVKGGKWEVVSTVGGAPAAASAAQ is encoded by the coding sequence ATGAATAAGTATGCTCGTCTGAGCCTCATCGCTGCTGCTGCCATGACCCTGGCTGCCTGCGGCAAACAAGAGCAACCGGCCGCTACCGACGCCTCCGCTCCCGCAGCTGCGGCCAGCACCGGTGGCGACGTGACCGTCAAGATCGGTCAGGTATCCCCGATGTCCGGCCCGATCTCGCATCTGGGCAAAGACAACGAATTTGGCGCCAAGCTGGCCATCGAAGACCTGAACGCTGAAGGCGTTGAGATCGGCGGCAAGAAAGTCAAGTTCGAACTGGTTTCCGAAGATGACCAGGGCGATCCGAAAATCGGTACCCAGGTTGCTCAGCGCCTGGTTGATGCTGGCGTAGTCGGCGTGGTTGGCCACCTGAACTCCGGCACCACCATCCCGGCATCCAAGATCTACTCCGACGCAGGCCTGCCGCAGATTTCCCCGTCCGCCACCAACCCGGACTACACCAAGCAAGGCTTCAAGACCACCTTCCGCGTAATCGCCAACGACGTGCAGCAAGGCACGGCGCTGGGTCAGTTCGCTGCTGATGGCCTGAAAGCCAAGAAGGTCGCCATCATCGACGACCGTACCGCTTACGGCCAAGGCCTGGCAGACGAGTTTGAAAAGGCCGTCAAGGCCAAGGGCGTGGATGTGGTTAAACGCGAGTTCACCACCAACACCGCTACTGACTTCAATGCCATTCTGACCTCCATCAAGGCTACCAAGCCGGACGTCATCTTCTACGGCGGCATGGACGCACAAGCTGGCCCGCTGGCCAAGCAGATGAGCCGTCTGGGCATCAAGGCCAAGCTGATGGGTGGCGATGGCTGGCAGACCCCGGAATTCATCAAGCTGGCTGGCGACGCTTCTGAAGGTCAGTTCTCCTCCAGCTGCGGCGTTCCGCGCGACAAGATGCCGGGTTTTGCTGCCTTCAACGACAAGTTCAAGGCCAAGTTCAACACCGAAGTACAAATCTACGCTCCGTATGAATACGATGCCGTACGTGTACTGGTTGACTCGATGAAGCGTGCCAAGTCCACCGATCCCAAGGTATACCTGCCGGAAGTGGGCAAGACCGACTACACCGGCGTAACCGGCAAGATCACCTTTGACGACAAGGGCGACATCAAGAATGGTGCCGTTACTGTGTATCAGGTCAAGGGCGGCAAGTGGGAAGTGGTTTCCACTGTCGGCGGCGCACCTGCTGCTGCCAGCGCAGCTCAGTAA
- a CDS encoding crotonase/enoyl-CoA hydratase family protein codes for MQWQTFSVEQQDKVALVRFNRADKANALNQAMWLELQAVMEWADTEPSVRAVVLAGQGRHFCSGIDLAMLMGIQSVITDDCEGRKREKLRRLILQLQDTVSSLENCRKPVVAAIHGACLGGGLDIALAADFRFASADAVFGVREVDIGMVADVGTLQRLPGVVGQGMAREMALTGRDVGAEEALAIRLVNKLLPDADSVLAAALETARLMAAKSPLAVRGSKEMLNYARDHSVADSLNHVATWNAAMLLSEDIQQAGMAMMTRQTASFRD; via the coding sequence ATGCAATGGCAAACCTTTAGCGTCGAACAGCAGGACAAGGTGGCACTGGTGCGCTTCAACCGCGCCGACAAGGCCAATGCACTGAACCAGGCCATGTGGCTGGAGCTGCAGGCGGTGATGGAGTGGGCAGATACCGAGCCGAGCGTGCGCGCAGTGGTACTGGCCGGGCAGGGGCGACATTTTTGCTCCGGCATCGATTTGGCCATGCTGATGGGCATCCAGTCGGTGATTACGGACGACTGCGAAGGCCGCAAGCGCGAAAAGCTGCGGCGGCTTATTTTGCAGCTGCAGGACACCGTATCCAGCCTGGAGAACTGCCGCAAGCCAGTCGTGGCGGCCATTCATGGCGCCTGTCTGGGTGGCGGGCTGGATATTGCGCTGGCCGCTGATTTCCGCTTTGCCTCAGCCGATGCGGTATTTGGCGTGCGCGAAGTGGATATCGGCATGGTTGCCGATGTGGGCACGCTGCAACGTTTGCCTGGTGTGGTCGGGCAGGGCATGGCACGGGAAATGGCGCTGACCGGGCGTGATGTTGGTGCGGAAGAGGCGCTAGCCATCCGCTTGGTCAATAAATTGCTACCTGATGCGGATAGTGTACTGGCCGCAGCACTGGAAACCGCACGCCTGATGGCAGCCAAGTCGCCGCTGGCAGTGCGTGGCAGCAAGGAAATGCTCAACTATGCCCGCGACCACAGCGTAGCGGACAGCCTGAATCATGTGGCCACCTGGAATGCCGCCATGCTGCTGTCAGAAGACATCCAGCAGGCCGGCATGGCCATGATGACGCGCCAAACCGCCAGCTTCCGCGACTAA
- a CDS encoding O-methyltransferase yields the protein MLTSQVLTRLQAIWEQGERHDAATGERAQKNLFITPDTGRFLYQLLRHANPRQVLEIGTSNGYSTLWLALALRDRAGSITSLDILPAKQQQAAAHLQDFALTHKATLRCEDAGAYLSAQADSSVDMVFLDADRSCYAAYWPALCRVLRPGGLIVVDNVLSHAAECADFIRLVLATEGYLAETYQIGKGQFVIVKD from the coding sequence ATGCTGACAAGCCAAGTACTCACCAGACTGCAAGCCATCTGGGAGCAGGGTGAGCGCCACGACGCCGCTACCGGTGAACGGGCACAGAAAAACCTGTTCATCACGCCGGATACCGGGCGTTTTCTCTATCAGTTGCTGCGCCATGCCAATCCGCGACAGGTGCTGGAAATTGGCACCTCCAATGGCTATTCCACCCTGTGGCTGGCGCTGGCCTTGCGCGACCGCGCCGGCAGCATCACCAGTCTGGATATTCTCCCCGCCAAACAGCAGCAGGCGGCGGCGCATCTGCAGGACTTTGCCCTGACGCACAAGGCGACGCTACGCTGCGAAGATGCCGGCGCTTATTTGTCCGCGCAGGCAGACAGTAGCGTGGATATGGTGTTTCTCGATGCTGACCGCAGCTGTTACGCCGCTTACTGGCCGGCTTTATGCCGGGTTTTGCGCCCGGGCGGGCTGATCGTGGTGGACAATGTTTTGTCGCATGCTGCGGAATGTGCCGATTTCATACGACTGGTGCTTGCGACGGAAGGCTATCTCGCGGAAACTTACCAGATTGGAAAAGGCCAGTTTGTCATAGTGAAAGATTGA
- a CDS encoding MFS transporter, with product MDRSIQRLLLAGGLIVSLAMGVRHGFGFFMPPMTTAFGWSRESFAFALGMQNLVWGMAQPFAGALADRHGPGKVLLGGGVLYALGLLLMTVSATPTLFSLSAGVLLGLALSGTTYSVIFGVLGRTVPAAYRSRAMGLTAAAGSFGQFAMVPLERSLIDGLGWLPALLVLAVCALLMLPLGRSLTRQAAALPQTAQPHSHPHLLQGMLHTFSRAWTEPGFRLLMAGYFVCGFQVVFIGVHLPAYLRDHGMGGNVASMALALIGLFNIFGTFLFGEAGSRFAKPPLLAGIYLARSIAIGLFLLLPLSVPSVLVFASVMGFLWLSTVPLTNGVIASQFGVQHLGMLSGAVFFSHQVGSFLGVWLGGKLYDLNGNYNVVWGIAIVLGVMAALANLPIRERASTAFAERAAT from the coding sequence ATGGACCGCTCCATCCAACGCTTGCTGCTCGCCGGCGGCCTGATCGTTTCGCTCGCCATGGGCGTGCGCCACGGTTTCGGCTTTTTCATGCCCCCGATGACGACGGCCTTTGGCTGGAGTCGCGAGAGCTTTGCCTTTGCGCTGGGCATGCAGAATCTGGTGTGGGGCATGGCCCAGCCCTTTGCCGGCGCGCTGGCCGACCGCCACGGCCCGGGCAAGGTGTTGCTGGGCGGTGGCGTGCTGTATGCCCTCGGCTTGCTGCTGATGACGGTATCGGCCACGCCAACCTTGTTCAGCCTGTCGGCCGGCGTACTGCTGGGGCTGGCATTGTCTGGCACCACGTATAGCGTGATTTTCGGCGTGCTCGGTCGTACCGTGCCGGCGGCCTACCGTTCGCGCGCCATGGGATTAACGGCAGCGGCAGGCTCATTCGGGCAGTTCGCCATGGTGCCGCTGGAGCGCTCGCTGATTGACGGCCTGGGCTGGCTGCCGGCCTTGCTGGTACTGGCGGTGTGCGCCTTGCTGATGCTGCCGCTGGGTCGCTCGCTCACCCGCCAGGCGGCAGCCCTGCCACAAACTGCGCAGCCGCACAGTCATCCGCACTTGCTGCAAGGTATGTTGCATACCTTCAGCCGCGCCTGGACCGAGCCGGGCTTTCGCCTGCTGATGGCCGGCTACTTCGTCTGCGGTTTCCAGGTGGTGTTTATCGGCGTGCATCTGCCAGCTTATCTGCGCGATCACGGCATGGGCGGCAATGTGGCCAGCATGGCCTTGGCACTGATCGGCCTGTTCAATATCTTTGGCACCTTCCTGTTTGGCGAAGCCGGCAGCCGCTTTGCCAAGCCGCCCTTGCTGGCTGGCATTTATCTGGCGCGCAGCATTGCCATCGGCCTGTTTCTGCTGCTGCCGCTGTCCGTGCCATCGGTGCTGGTCTTTGCCTCGGTCATGGGCTTTTTGTGGCTATCCACCGTGCCATTGACCAATGGGGTCATTGCCAGCCAGTTTGGCGTACAGCATCTGGGCATGTTGTCCGGCGCGGTGTTTTTCTCGCACCAGGTGGGCAGCTTTCTTGGCGTGTGGCTGGGCGGCAAGCTGTATGACCTGAACGGCAATTACAATGTGGTGTGGGGCATTGCCATCGTACTGGGGGTCATGGCGGCATTGGCCAACTTGCCGATACGCGAGCGCGCCTCCACCGCCTTTGCCGAACGGGCGGCGACATGA
- a CDS encoding TIGR00730 family Rossman fold protein: MKSVCLFCGSNKGQRPEYITAAAAFGRTLAEQGITLVYGAGKVGLMGVAADAALAAGGKVIGVIPEFLKAKEVAHLGLTELHVTDTMHQRKALMAELADGFVALPGGFGTFDELFEILTWAQLAVHDKPVGLLDVAGFYQPLLALTRHAVDEGFVPASNMELFSHSPDIVTLLDAMRNYQPRHTAKWLDLAHT; the protein is encoded by the coding sequence ATGAAGTCTGTTTGTCTGTTTTGTGGTTCGAACAAGGGCCAGCGCCCGGAGTACATCACCGCCGCCGCCGCTTTTGGCCGCACGCTGGCTGAGCAGGGCATCACCCTGGTGTATGGCGCGGGCAAGGTCGGGCTGATGGGCGTGGCTGCCGACGCGGCACTGGCCGCTGGTGGCAAGGTGATCGGTGTGATTCCGGAATTTCTCAAGGCCAAGGAAGTCGCCCATCTGGGGCTGACCGAGTTGCATGTCACCGACACCATGCATCAGCGCAAGGCGCTGATGGCCGAGCTGGCTGATGGCTTTGTGGCGTTGCCCGGCGGCTTTGGCACGTTTGACGAGCTGTTTGAAATCCTCACCTGGGCCCAGCTCGCCGTACACGACAAACCGGTTGGGCTCTTGGATGTGGCTGGCTTTTATCAGCCGCTGCTGGCGCTGACCCGGCATGCCGTGGATGAAGGTTTCGTGCCGGCAAGCAATATGGAATTGTTTAGCCACTCGCCCGACATCGTGACGTTGCTGGATGCCATGCGTAATTATCAGCCGCGCCATACTGCCAAGTGGCTTGATCTGGCCCATACCTGA
- a CDS encoding TetR/AcrR family transcriptional regulator has product MKPAADVKNDTSKRILDIAEQLLLTRGFNAFSYQHISSELGVRNAAIHYHYPKKTDLGVALIQRYRRRFQRFVDAQHTLAPQQQLERYFTLTDAYFEHDQQICPSGILTTEYQTLPPEMQAEANAFVDEMRDWAVRIAEAGRSDGSMQYAGTSQAMGLLMLAALQGGLQLARTDQTVLPALKIQIRALLGLVTPLP; this is encoded by the coding sequence ATGAAACCTGCCGCCGACGTCAAAAACGATACCAGCAAACGCATTCTCGATATTGCCGAGCAGCTGTTGCTGACACGCGGCTTCAATGCTTTCAGTTACCAGCACATCAGCTCGGAACTGGGAGTACGCAATGCCGCCATCCACTATCACTACCCGAAAAAAACCGATCTGGGCGTAGCGCTGATCCAGCGTTATCGCCGCCGTTTTCAGCGCTTTGTCGATGCCCAGCACACACTGGCACCGCAGCAGCAACTGGAACGCTACTTCACCCTGACCGATGCCTATTTCGAGCACGACCAGCAAATCTGCCCCAGCGGCATCCTGACTACCGAATACCAGACCTTGCCACCCGAAATGCAGGCAGAAGCCAATGCTTTCGTCGACGAGATGCGTGACTGGGCGGTACGCATCGCCGAGGCGGGAAGGAGCGATGGCAGCATGCAGTACGCCGGCACGTCCCAGGCGATGGGCTTGCTGATGCTGGCCGCCCTGCAAGGCGGGCTGCAGCTGGCGCGTACCGATCAAACAGTATTGCCGGCATTGAAGATTCAAATCCGGGCCTTATTGGGCCTGGTCACTCCACTTCCATGA
- the dapF gene encoding diaminopimelate epimerase yields the protein MRLKFSKMHGLGNDFMVIDGVRQTVSLDTDRIRQLGNRHFGIGFDQLLLVESPHAENNDFRYRIFNNDGSEVEQCGNGARCFAKFVCDQKLTNKKAIRVETAKGVIIPEYLGQNQSVVDMGVPRFRPLDIPFVAEGEAITYPLDIDNYSCDISVVSMGNPHAVQVVDSVDTAPVQQLGALIETHHRFPEKVNAGFMQIVSRHEIRLRVFERGAGETLACGTGACAAVVAGIRRGLLDAKVLVHTRGGDLQIEWHGEGQAVRMTGPAMTVFQGEIEV from the coding sequence ATGCGACTCAAATTCAGCAAGATGCATGGCCTGGGCAATGATTTTATGGTGATAGACGGCGTCAGACAGACCGTTTCACTGGATACCGACAGAATCCGCCAGCTCGGCAACCGCCACTTCGGCATCGGCTTCGACCAGCTACTGCTGGTGGAATCTCCCCACGCAGAAAACAACGATTTCCGTTACCGGATTTTCAACAACGATGGCAGCGAAGTAGAGCAATGCGGCAATGGCGCGCGCTGTTTCGCCAAATTTGTTTGCGACCAAAAACTGACCAACAAAAAAGCCATCAGGGTGGAAACCGCCAAGGGCGTGATCATTCCGGAATACCTTGGCCAGAACCAATCCGTGGTCGATATGGGCGTGCCGCGCTTCCGCCCGCTGGACATCCCCTTTGTCGCCGAAGGTGAAGCCATTACTTATCCGCTGGATATCGACAACTACAGTTGCGACATCAGCGTGGTGTCGATGGGGAACCCGCACGCTGTTCAAGTGGTCGATAGTGTCGATACTGCGCCGGTACAGCAACTGGGTGCCCTGATTGAAACCCACCACCGTTTCCCGGAAAAGGTCAACGCCGGCTTCATGCAGATTGTTTCCCGCCATGAAATCCGCTTGCGCGTGTTCGAACGTGGCGCGGGTGAAACCCTGGCCTGCGGCACCGGTGCCTGCGCCGCCGTGGTGGCCGGTATTCGCCGTGGCCTGCTGGATGCCAAGGTGTTGGTGCATACCCGTGGCGGCGATCTGCAGATCGAATGGCATGGCGAAGGCCAGGCCGTACGCATGACCGGTCCGGCCATGACCGTTTTCCAGGGTGAAATCGAAGTCTGA
- a CDS encoding branched-chain amino acid ABC transporter substrate-binding protein, which yields MYLPRITLITAAVLALAACSKQDAAAPQQNASAGAAASDAVIVKIGSANPLTGPFAHWGRDADNGVKLAAEEATAENLKLDGKPVKFEVVSEDDQADPKTATQVAQRFVDNKVAGVIGHLTSGAAIPASKIYSDAGIPMIAGSVTSPKFTEQGFKNTFRIIANDQQQGQALAKFAVGDLKRARIAIIDDRTTYGQGLADDFSKSVEAAGGKVVKREFTTNSATDFMAILTSIKGEKPDLVFYGGMDAQAGPMVKQMRKLGITADFMGADGVNTAEFGKLGGKDADGSYASSAGAPKENMPGFAAFNDKFKKRFNAEIQAYAPYTYDATRVMIEAMKRAGSADPAKYLPEVAKTKLQGVTGEIAFDPKGNIMNGTVSLYQLKNSKWESVAAPAKAAASAAQ from the coding sequence ATGTATCTCCCGCGTATTACCCTTATCACCGCCGCCGTGCTGGCACTGGCTGCTTGCAGCAAACAGGACGCCGCCGCTCCGCAACAGAACGCATCTGCCGGCGCTGCCGCCAGCGATGCCGTCATCGTCAAGATCGGCTCTGCCAATCCGCTGACCGGCCCGTTCGCCCACTGGGGCCGCGATGCCGACAACGGCGTCAAGCTGGCTGCCGAAGAAGCCACTGCGGAAAACCTGAAACTGGACGGCAAGCCGGTCAAGTTTGAAGTCGTGTCCGAAGATGACCAGGCCGACCCGAAAACTGCTACCCAAGTGGCACAGCGCTTTGTCGATAACAAGGTTGCCGGCGTCATCGGCCACCTGACTTCCGGCGCAGCGATCCCGGCCTCCAAAATCTACTCCGACGCGGGCATTCCGATGATTGCCGGCTCGGTAACCAGCCCCAAGTTCACCGAACAAGGCTTCAAGAACACCTTCCGCATCATTGCCAATGACCAGCAGCAGGGACAGGCGCTGGCCAAATTTGCGGTGGGCGATCTCAAGCGTGCACGCATTGCCATCATCGATGACCGCACCACCTACGGCCAAGGCCTGGCGGATGACTTCTCCAAATCGGTAGAAGCAGCCGGCGGCAAGGTGGTAAAGCGTGAATTCACCACCAATAGCGCTACCGACTTCATGGCCATCCTCACCTCCATCAAGGGTGAAAAGCCGGACCTGGTATTCTATGGCGGCATGGATGCCCAGGCAGGCCCGATGGTGAAGCAGATGCGCAAGCTGGGCATTACCGCTGACTTCATGGGTGCCGATGGCGTGAATACCGCTGAATTCGGCAAGCTGGGCGGCAAGGATGCCGATGGCAGCTACGCCTCCAGCGCCGGCGCACCGAAGGAAAACATGCCGGGCTTTGCGGCCTTCAACGACAAGTTCAAGAAGCGCTTCAATGCTGAAATCCAGGCTTATGCACCCTACACCTACGATGCAACCCGCGTGATGATCGAAGCCATGAAGCGTGCCGGCTCGGCCGACCCGGCCAAGTACCTGCCGGAAGTGGCCAAGACCAAGCTGCAAGGCGTGACCGGTGAAATCGCCTTCGACCCCAAGGGCAATATCATGAACGGTACGGTTTCCCTGTATCAGCTCAAGAACAGCAAGTGGGAATCGGTGGCCGCCCCGGCCAAGGCAGCAGCCAGCGCAGCACAATAA
- the aroF gene encoding 3-deoxy-7-phosphoheptulonate synthase — translation MIIVMKQHARDETIQAVVDKIRAAGLSEHVSRGTERTIIGAVGDERVFSPDAFELMPGVERAMRVVKDYRIVSREVHPADSVVHVRGQAFGGKAIQIIAGPAAVETAEQMAQCAELVKVGGCRLLRGGAFKPRTSPYAFPGIGVAGLEQLRQESRQHGLPMVSELLDVRMLETFLELDVDMIEIGARNMQNVGLLKEVGRINKPVILKRGPSATLTEWLMAAEHIAAGGNHNIIFCERGVRSFEPSYRNMLDLSSIPVLKRETHLPVIVDPSHAGGKAWMVPSLAKAAIAAGADGLMLDIHPDPANAWCDGEQALNPQDFRQLLGELAALAEALGRSLA, via the coding sequence ATGATTATTGTGATGAAGCAGCACGCCCGCGATGAAACCATCCAGGCGGTAGTAGACAAGATTCGCGCCGCCGGCCTGAGCGAGCATGTGTCGCGCGGCACCGAGCGCACCATCATCGGCGCAGTGGGTGACGAGCGCGTATTCAGTCCGGATGCTTTCGAGCTGATGCCGGGGGTGGAGCGGGCCATGCGGGTGGTGAAGGATTACCGCATCGTCTCGCGTGAAGTGCACCCGGCAGACAGCGTGGTGCACGTGCGCGGCCAGGCCTTTGGCGGCAAGGCCATCCAGATCATCGCCGGACCGGCTGCGGTGGAAACCGCCGAACAAATGGCCCAGTGCGCGGAGCTGGTAAAGGTTGGCGGCTGCCGCTTGCTGCGTGGCGGCGCATTCAAGCCTCGTACCAGTCCCTATGCTTTCCCGGGAATAGGCGTGGCCGGACTAGAGCAATTGCGCCAGGAATCGCGCCAGCATGGCCTGCCCATGGTGAGCGAACTGCTGGACGTGCGCATGCTGGAGACATTCCTGGAGCTGGATGTCGACATGATCGAAATCGGCGCGCGCAATATGCAGAATGTCGGCTTGCTCAAGGAAGTAGGGCGGATCAACAAGCCGGTCATTCTCAAGCGCGGCCCATCAGCCACACTCACCGAGTGGCTGATGGCAGCCGAGCACATCGCCGCTGGTGGCAACCACAACATCATTTTCTGCGAACGCGGCGTGCGCAGCTTTGAGCCGAGTTATCGCAATATGCTGGATTTGTCGTCCATCCCGGTGCTGAAGCGCGAAACCCATTTGCCGGTCATCGTCGATCCCAGTCATGCTGGCGGCAAGGCGTGGATGGTACCTTCGCTGGCCAAGGCTGCCATCGCAGCAGGCGCGGATGGGCTGATGCTGGATATCCACCCCGATCCTGCCAATGCCTGGTGCGATGGCGAGCAGGCGCTCAATCCGCAGGATTTCCGGCAATTGCTGGGTGAATTGGCGGCACTGGCTGAGGCACTGGGCCGCAGCCTGGCATGA